ATGTTCCTAGTTTTCTCATACTCATAATGCTGTTTTACTACGTAGTATGTCAAATGTTTGCTTTTGAAGCATGAAATACTTTAaaggtataatatatttaagtcatAAAACCGTCTAACGGTATAATAAAATGTGATATGAGCCCTTATCCTCATAATACTAGCCGATAATTTTATGGtataatctattaatatttcctatatattaattcaatttataatgataGGTACctctatttttctttaaattaatatttcatggaTATCtccatagaaatataatattagtacatcgATTTGGTTTCTGTGCGAAAATTATATGAAGTATATAATGTGATTCAATAGAATCATAAGATTACCTTTGAAGAACATGTTAAgcggtaaaaaaataaaaaagtgtatattCATGacatataatcataaattcataatataataaagacttAACTTATTACTTCACTACATAAATGCCTTTTATGTGTATCATCAAAGactatacacaaaaaaattgaaaatcgtCGTCATTCCCTTATACATTGGAATTCtctaccagcacacgtgttccccaCTTGGGTTCCTTTAATCAAAGCAAAGGCTAGTGCAGGTCATTCCTCCTGAATGTACTGGCCGTCGACTCCTTTGGTCTCCACTACCATCTACCGTCAGGCACACTCATAAGCCTACccggaaaaattaaaaaatatatcagattTATCTCTATCTCTATTGATATCCTATGTAACTCCCTTCTTGAAAGTGCTATACCTTTTCCTTACATCTATCTGACTTCTGATTTTCTTCTTGCGCCTTAGTAATCTAATTGcaagtttatttttgtcattcaaattgaaatatgtCCGTATGTCATCATCATTATACATGAATTTAGTCAAatcagaatattttaaatattcatatatatatttacagacgTTGGGAGCAACAACCCTGTTCGAGAATAAGTCTGTGGTTGAGAGGTCAGAAATTGTAATCATATCTGTCAAACCAGATGTGGTAGTGCCGGCCTTGCAAGACGTCAAGGGCCACCCAGCATCGAAGAATAAGCTGTTTATATCAGTAGCCATGGGAGTGTCTACAGCAACTATTGAGAAGGTTCGTTtaaataaatggtaaatatttttccTATTTGTTagaaacttggtggtagggctttgtgcaagcccgtctacgtaggtaccacccactcatcagttattctaccgccaaacaatagtacttagtattgttgtgttccggtttgaagggtgaatgagccagtgtaactacaggcacaagggacataatatcttagttcccaaggttagtggcgcattgacgatttaaggaatagttaatatttctgacagcttcattgtctatgtgtaatggtgaccacttaccatcaggtggcgtatatgctcgtccgccaacctataccataaaaaaactgccgtctaataacataatattcaaGATTTTCAAAGCTGTGCTATAGAACGAATCCAGGGCCTTTGGTGTTGCAGCCGTTAAATAAtatgctaaaaatatttaatataaattgaaaccagTGTacgaaaacataaacaaaaatatatcaatggaAACGTTTAATCCTTCtctaattataatgattatcttatcttatttttatataaaaggtgAATATTCtttctttgtataatattttgtaattaaaattaaatacaactttCATATTATGATACTTTATGTTTTATAGACAggcattacaaatatatataaaactcttCCGTTAATcagtgactgacagacaacgcacTGCCTAAACCACTGGACCTAAAGACTTAAAATTTGGCACACGTATACCTTGAGTATCCGAGAGGGGCGCTAAGaagggatttttcaaaattcccacgggatTGTAGCTCTATCTcggtaactataattattaggggtttCAAATTTAGTGCTAATActagtattgtatatattaataactaaagtTTGTTACGTCAAAGTATTCAACAGTGagcattttaataatgtaacattTAATGACTTAGTTAATTATAACAGGCTCTCCCAGTGGAAGCGCGAGTGATTCGCGTTATGCCCAACACTCCAGCACTTGTGAAGGAAGGCGCTGCTGCTTTAAGCAGAGGTTCCAAGGCAACAGCCGAAGATGCAAAGATCGCGGCTGAATTATTCAGAGCAGTTGGCACTTGTGATGAAGTACCTGAATATCAGATGGACGCTGTCACCGCTTTAAGTGGAAGTGGACCCGCTTAcgtaagttaaatataaattttagatgGTACTCTTTTTTAAGCTGAAGTAGGATCAACAAATCTccagtaacaaatatatattagctATATACACatagataatattaatctataatcTGTACCTACTCAGTATAATAAGTTATCTAAGAATGATTCAGAATGAACTTTTGGCTTATAAGATTTTGGTCGAACTCCACAACGAGTCGagaaattcattatatttatcagACCAAAAAAAACTTTAGTGATCTGAAGATTGGAAGTTGTCAGTTTATGTAGTATATTCCGAAGAATGAGATTTTCTTTCTTCAGAAAACGATACGTTAGTTCAATAACTATATTAGGCAATCCTAGTCTCTGTAGTGTCGTCCAAAAGCTGTCTCATCGAATTTTAAGTTAGACAAAGATAAATAAGCTGTAGTTACGTAGACGATAGTCAAAAACTTTTGATGAGATTCAATGGTTCtcgttatttaattaagaatctTTTTTCTCAATAGATTTCAATTTAACTTattgtttaaagtttattataatgataataattaattgcaatgtctataatttgctttattaaagactttattatattcttttcaGGTATATATGCTAATTGAATCGTTAGCAGACGGTGGAGTACGTTGCGGTTTACCACGCGACTTAGCCATGCGACTGGCAACACAAACCACGCTCGGCTCAGCGGCCATGTTGCGTAATGGCGGTCACCCCGCAGCTATGAAGGACAATGTGACGTCACCGGGAGGATCCACCGCGGAAGGAACTTATCATTTAGAACAAAACGGTACTGATTTTTAGCagacttttgttttaaatctaaATCATTAAGTTAACATAATATCTTTCAATGGAAAAATAACAGGTCACTCAGGATCCATCAGGGATGATCTAATGTGTATGCGGTTGTTATTCAATAAGTTAattatgagaaaataaattaaccaaaaaTGTACTTGAAGCACCAGATGTAGATGCAGATgctttaaatctattttatgaCTAACAAAAAGCCATTGATTGAAAACAAGAAAAAGATAactcattgaaaaaaaaagataggTCACTACGAAATAAATCGCAATCAATCTTCCGGTGAATTCGATTGACTAATTCGTCAACTCACACAACGCTCTATAAATAGAATGAGGATTTCAGATAAATATGGGGAGTCCAACAGGGATCTATTCTTGATCCATATCCCTTCCATgcttacataaataattgatttaccTTTGAAGGCATTTTAAAAaagtcaattattataattgaaagtaCCTAAcactttgttatttattactacttaatattttgtgtatatatataatatatatatatatatatatatatattaagttaataaagTTACACTCTTATATTGTCTTATATTGTGAGACGACATACGttaacaataaatgtattttatcgtTCATCAATTTTTCAATTAGATTGGTGAAAAATAAACGTCCAGATCATCtgagcaaataatataaattatgacttGATTTGAACAaagataaataatcatttttattaaaatataggttgAACGTTCAGAGGATAACTAAAATAGTGATTTCTTCAATTAATGTTCTACCTGACCGTTGTTTGTGTTTGTATTGGTAAaaacttattacaaaatatttaatattttatttttatgatttttaggATTCAGATCAGCAGTCATCGGTGCAGTAATGGCAGCGACTAATAGATGCAAAGTAGTCAACAAAGAACTTAATCAATAAGTAATTCGATAATATGGAAATATAAAGAGTCTCggaactatttttatattaaagcatttaaattatattgttttttttttttttatttataaaatcgaccCTATACTATAAAGCACTAGGAAAACCATGTTATAGATGACAGAATGGTCAGTCAATACTTTTTAAGacacatatgtattataaaaaaaaatttaattaacagttattacagaaataaacgTTCtggacaaaaattaaaaaaaatctacattttagattttttaactTCGCTTAAAAATCTCGTAAATATATCGATTGTTCAAACAAACACTAACAGCAAGCATGGTGGCAATAAAATGTAACTacataatttaaacattcaatGTATGATTACCACTGAGGTACTGCCATCTTCGAGAAATTTAAAACACTAACACAATGCACCATAGACAAAATTTGAGtctcaaataaaaacatttctgcGTAACTCACAATAGATGGCGTATTAAGCTTTCGGCTGACAACTAAAAAAAAGAGCTAAATAAAATGTCTTATGTTCCGTTCGTCTCAACGGCTGTTGGACAGCGGCTTcggtgaataaaataaaatacgtcaCACTTTAAATGGagatcatttaaaaattcattcagCTTGAACGAAAATCCACGACCTTGTGTTAATACAGCTATTATTGTGTTATATTGTCACACCCGGTACTTGTTTACATATTGTAAAGTGAATTTCTGTGCAAAACGAGAAGTCGAGCGGTATGGTTGCATTCTATCGCTTTAAAATAAAGAAGTAGGATATAACATTTCGGGTTTAATGGTATGAAGGCTCTGCGGATTGAGTTAGACTTGATATGACCTTACGTTTGAGTAAAGGAATCGACCCACGCCGACTAATAAAGACTCCTACGCGGCGCCAATGATGCGAACTGCGTCGTCTCTATCAGACTAAAAAACTACAATAATGAGaataaaactatacataaaacaaactcTCACAAATTGCTAGTTATCTTCATACGCGTATATTTACGTTGAAGTGAAAATAAGTGCAAGCGTCGATTTGGAATGATTGCTTTTGTGATAAACGTGTGAACTTTTTTTACATCTGTTGTATTTTGTCAACAATCAAGGCTAAACATAAGTGAGCCTTTATAAAGAAGCCGAAGACTCGGAAAAATCAAATGGTATGGTACCATTTTCTTATctaatagaataattataatataatatatacatttttttaaatctgattagctaaaattttaattaaatacctgTATATTTCGTCCTACGATTGAGTAAACAGACTAATAGATGTGACCACTTTCTAACTAGTTTCTGTTAAAGGAATATGCACCTGTTAGTAAGCATTTGTTAcactcataaaaaatattgtaataatgaaataagataaaatttcaAGCAAGCTGTTTTaggcaatattttaaattgactttAGATTAATTTCATGTCCTTTTGCAGTcttctttttgtttaaatatatatatttatggttttgaaattagacaaaaaaaattcaaaaattctccttgttgtatataaataattttattgaaattaataatactgtTTACCATTCATGATtatcagttatttattaatttgtatttcttgtAAGAATATACGAGTgatgttatttcattttataacataaaaaaatgaaatgttttattttatatttacagagaATTTGTTTTTATGCCGCTTGATGGTAAATTAAAGATGCTATACATTGAAATATGTTTGAtgaaaagaatagaaaaaagttttattttattagatagcTCTCACCACTTACAATTTTAAGATGCATAAATTGAgcataaaattatgaatttattgtggttaaattataatataatttggcaTTAGTTAACTCTCAagcgttttttttactataattatt
This region of Vanessa cardui chromosome 25, ilVanCard2.1, whole genome shotgun sequence genomic DNA includes:
- the LOC124540528 gene encoding pyrroline-5-carboxylate reductase-like isoform X1, which codes for MIKLSLKEAMKIGFIGGGRLAFALANGFISAGLAKPDEITASCHPADTASADAFKTLGATTLFENKSVVERSEIVIISVKPDVVVPALQDVKGHPASKNKLFISVAMGVSTATIEKALPVEARVIRVMPNTPALVKEGAAALSRGSKATAEDAKIAAELFRAVGTCDEVPEYQMDAVTALSGSGPAYVYMLIESLADGGVRCGLPRDLAMRLATQTTLGSAAMLRNGGHPAAMKDNVTSPGGSTAEGTYHLEQNGFRSAVIGAVMAATNRCKVVNKELNQ
- the LOC124540528 gene encoding pyrroline-5-carboxylate reductase-like isoform X2 — translated: MKIGFIGGGRLAFALANGFISAGLAKPDEITASCHPADTASADAFKTLGATTLFENKSVVERSEIVIISVKPDVVVPALQDVKGHPASKNKLFISVAMGVSTATIEKALPVEARVIRVMPNTPALVKEGAAALSRGSKATAEDAKIAAELFRAVGTCDEVPEYQMDAVTALSGSGPAYVYMLIESLADGGVRCGLPRDLAMRLATQTTLGSAAMLRNGGHPAAMKDNVTSPGGSTAEGTYHLEQNGFRSAVIGAVMAATNRCKVVNKELNQ